Proteins co-encoded in one Gracilimonas sediminicola genomic window:
- a CDS encoding amidohydrolase family protein: MKKLNIFVFTVALLFGLNATAEAQITEKPEFGKFAITGATIHTVTNGTIEGGVILIDGEEIVQVGQNVRITNEYQRIDASGKHVYPGFIDGWSALGLVEVSAVAVTVDNRELGRFNPHMYAFTAFNPHSASVPVTRVSGVTTVMTHPSSGSIAGKGAVMDLWGYSPDSMAVKKSGALILNLPSSQGGGWWDNRSEKEIKKQYEQNIKEINEFIDKAKFYHEMMEAYNANPSGKTKPDFDPRMDAMREVLSGDVPVVIPVNREQEILDAIEWTKSHENMNFVFAGVEEGWRVADEIAEAGIPVLTTTLYTPARDYDNYQRPYQNPGLMAAAGVKVAIVSDDTENSRNAPFEAGYAAAYGLGKEEAIKALTINPAEIFGVDDVLGSLESGKQANLFISDGDPLEPMTNIEQVFIKGYKIPMTSRHTQLYDEFLNRDAVNK, translated from the coding sequence ATGAAGAAACTCAATATTTTTGTTTTTACAGTTGCTCTGCTGTTTGGATTGAATGCCACAGCGGAAGCACAAATCACCGAAAAACCTGAATTTGGTAAATTTGCCATTACAGGAGCCACCATTCATACCGTAACTAATGGAACCATTGAAGGTGGAGTCATTTTGATTGATGGAGAAGAAATTGTCCAGGTAGGTCAGAATGTAAGAATCACAAACGAATACCAGCGTATTGATGCCTCGGGTAAACACGTTTACCCAGGGTTCATTGACGGCTGGTCAGCTTTAGGATTGGTTGAGGTTTCTGCTGTTGCCGTAACCGTAGATAACCGTGAATTAGGGCGTTTCAACCCTCACATGTATGCATTTACGGCCTTCAACCCGCATAGTGCTTCTGTTCCTGTAACCAGAGTGAGCGGAGTCACAACGGTGATGACTCACCCAAGTTCGGGAAGTATAGCCGGTAAAGGTGCGGTTATGGATTTGTGGGGATATTCTCCGGACTCTATGGCTGTGAAGAAAAGCGGAGCGCTAATCCTGAATCTTCCATCTTCTCAGGGAGGAGGCTGGTGGGATAACCGCTCGGAAAAAGAGATCAAAAAACAATATGAGCAGAACATTAAAGAGATCAATGAGTTCATTGACAAAGCCAAATTCTATCACGAAATGATGGAAGCTTACAATGCAAATCCCTCAGGCAAAACAAAACCTGACTTTGATCCGCGTATGGATGCCATGCGAGAGGTGCTTTCAGGAGATGTTCCGGTTGTGATTCCCGTAAATCGCGAGCAGGAGATACTTGATGCCATAGAATGGACGAAGTCTCATGAGAACATGAACTTTGTTTTCGCGGGCGTTGAAGAAGGCTGGCGGGTAGCGGATGAAATTGCTGAAGCCGGCATCCCGGTTTTAACAACCACTCTTTACACTCCGGCCCGTGACTACGATAACTATCAGCGTCCCTATCAAAACCCCGGTTTGATGGCTGCAGCAGGAGTGAAGGTAGCTATCGTTTCTGACGACACTGAGAATTCACGGAACGCTCCATTCGAAGCCGGATATGCCGCTGCATATGGCTTGGGTAAAGAAGAAGCGATCAAAGCTTTAACTATTAACCCTGCCGAGATTTTTGGTGTGGATGATGTACTCGGATCATTGGAATCAGGTAAACAAGCGAACTTGTTCATCTCTGATGGCGACCCGCTGGAGCCTATGACCAATATTGAGCAAGTATTTATAAAAGGGTATAAAATCCCTATGACAAGCCGCCACACTCAGCTTTATGATGAATTTTTGAATCGTGATGCTGTGAACAAATAG
- a CDS encoding amidohydrolase family protein encodes MRKHILLLALLFLGTSMQAIFAQTTPAHALKNITIHNADGSVTESATIVWRNGVIEAVGTNVNIPFDAFEIDGGDSLHVYPGLIDGFSIWGSPDLPRNLEELDNPGDPPYDRAGIQPERKPSLLLKEDKAFETGMKAGFTTAALYPNGYMLPGQVEAFYLAPESDKVRLLKESLALAGSFDEAPGGWGNGAYPSTMMGVMAQFRQLMFDATALQQHIKYYSQNPEMPAPNRDKVLEALFPLVNKATPLYFEVDSKEHMERLFKLQDEFGFKAVVVSGKEAYAKSAELKRRNIPVLASIDFTEAPEWYSKMKKAEEKSEDEKEDSDETEEKEEEISEEEQQYRDKRLAAWKAEVMNIRKLMDAGVSVGYASAGLDLKDLSEKLEILMDEGGLSEADVVKLMTINTASILGLNNTLGSLAKGKNASFTVFDKAMSEDKVKVLHSISNGTIHEFNGE; translated from the coding sequence ATGAGAAAACACATTCTATTATTGGCGTTGTTGTTTTTGGGTACGAGTATGCAGGCAATTTTTGCCCAGACTACACCCGCACACGCGCTAAAAAATATTACTATTCATAATGCTGATGGTTCTGTAACCGAGTCTGCCACTATTGTATGGCGGAATGGAGTTATAGAAGCTGTTGGTACCAACGTTAACATTCCTTTCGATGCTTTTGAGATAGATGGAGGAGACAGTCTCCATGTTTATCCGGGCCTTATCGATGGATTTTCCATTTGGGGAAGTCCTGATTTGCCTCGAAATCTTGAAGAGTTGGATAACCCCGGAGACCCACCTTATGACCGTGCCGGAATTCAACCCGAAAGGAAGCCAAGTCTCTTATTAAAAGAAGACAAAGCTTTTGAAACAGGTATGAAAGCCGGTTTTACCACAGCAGCCCTTTATCCGAACGGCTATATGCTGCCCGGGCAGGTAGAAGCTTTTTACCTTGCACCTGAATCTGATAAGGTACGTTTATTGAAGGAAAGCCTGGCACTTGCCGGTTCCTTTGATGAAGCTCCCGGTGGATGGGGCAACGGAGCCTATCCATCTACGATGATGGGAGTGATGGCTCAGTTCAGGCAGCTTATGTTTGATGCCACGGCTCTGCAGCAGCACATCAAGTACTACTCTCAGAATCCTGAAATGCCGGCTCCAAACCGGGATAAAGTACTGGAAGCGTTATTTCCACTGGTAAATAAAGCAACACCGCTTTATTTCGAGGTGGATTCCAAAGAGCATATGGAACGGCTATTCAAATTACAGGATGAATTTGGGTTTAAAGCCGTCGTTGTTTCCGGTAAGGAAGCCTATGCAAAGTCAGCTGAACTGAAGCGGAGAAATATTCCTGTACTGGCAAGTATCGATTTTACTGAAGCCCCGGAGTGGTACTCCAAGATGAAGAAAGCCGAAGAAAAATCGGAGGATGAAAAGGAAGACTCCGATGAAACTGAAGAGAAAGAAGAAGAGATTTCGGAAGAGGAACAGCAGTATCGTGATAAGCGACTGGCTGCATGGAAAGCTGAAGTCATGAACATCAGGAAGCTGATGGATGCAGGTGTATCTGTAGGATATGCTTCTGCCGGACTTGATTTGAAAGACCTTTCAGAAAAACTGGAGATTTTGATGGATGAAGGCGGACTTTCTGAGGCTGATGTTGTCAAACTCATGACGATCAATACAGCTTCCATCCTTGGTTTAAACAACACATTGGGAAGTTTGGCTAAAGGTAAGAATGCCAGCTTCACTGTTTTTGATAAAGCCATGTCAGAAGATAAAGTTAAAGTGCTGCACAGCATTTCGAACGGCACAATTCACGAATTTAACGGAGAGTAA
- a CDS encoding amidohydrolase family protein, producing MSKLFNLFSLKNLRACNAPRSVQVLIRTVAQRSQDLRTLRGFTLVLLISSVFGLSVQAQEKGSVLIQNATVITITDGDLEDTDVLIRDGIIREIGKDLRAPRGVETIDASGKYLMPGIIDAHSHLNGVDINEGRNPVTAEVTMEESVDPNEVGIYHALAGGATSIHLMHGSANVIGGQGETLKLRYGASQEGMKFEDAPRTIKFALGENPTRVHGQGNGIQPRTRMGVEQVIRGHFDEAIDYKRKREAYLKAKEQYDRRGRGTPPVPVAKNLRYEVLNDIIEGEILVHCHSYRSDEILMLMRVFNDYGVKNYTFQHANEAFKVAPELAKNGAHTSVFSDWWAYKFEVYYSTAYNASILNANGVINSINSDNDQLLRTLNHEAAKVVRYGNTSVNDALKMITLHPAIQLGIDDRVGSIEEGKHGDVVIWDGHPFSIYSKAVMTFVDGKKYFDLENDPDDMRIQINPGTDFEDGANHREIISRRKDDSCLQDVFILFQN from the coding sequence ATGAGTAAACTATTTAATCTATTTAGTTTAAAGAACCTTCGAGCGTGCAACGCTCCTCGAAGCGTTCAGGTTTTAATAAGAACGGTTGCTCAACGCTCGCAGGACCTTCGGACGCTGCGAGGTTTTACATTGGTGTTACTTATTTCCTCAGTATTTGGACTTTCGGTTCAAGCTCAGGAAAAAGGCTCGGTGCTGATACAGAATGCAACGGTTATCACGATTACTGACGGAGATCTCGAGGATACGGATGTGCTCATTCGTGACGGTATTATTCGCGAAATAGGAAAAGACCTGCGTGCCCCCCGAGGCGTTGAAACTATTGATGCGTCCGGAAAATATCTGATGCCGGGTATTATCGATGCCCATTCTCACCTGAATGGAGTTGACATCAATGAAGGGCGCAATCCGGTTACTGCAGAAGTAACCATGGAAGAATCGGTAGATCCTAATGAAGTGGGAATCTATCACGCATTAGCCGGCGGTGCTACCAGTATTCACCTGATGCACGGCTCTGCAAATGTAATAGGAGGTCAGGGCGAAACGCTTAAACTTCGCTACGGTGCCTCACAGGAAGGCATGAAGTTTGAAGATGCTCCAAGAACCATCAAGTTTGCTTTGGGTGAAAACCCGACTCGTGTCCACGGACAGGGCAACGGCATTCAGCCCAGAACCCGAATGGGGGTTGAGCAAGTTATCAGAGGCCACTTCGATGAAGCGATCGACTACAAACGTAAACGAGAGGCTTACCTGAAGGCAAAAGAACAATACGATCGAAGAGGTCGTGGAACTCCTCCAGTACCGGTAGCAAAAAACCTTCGGTACGAAGTGTTAAATGATATCATAGAAGGGGAGATTCTGGTTCATTGCCATTCGTACCGATCTGATGAGATTCTCATGCTGATGCGTGTTTTCAATGATTATGGTGTCAAGAATTATACCTTCCAGCATGCCAACGAGGCGTTCAAGGTAGCACCTGAATTGGCAAAAAACGGAGCACACACTTCGGTATTCTCTGACTGGTGGGCGTATAAGTTTGAAGTGTATTATTCTACCGCTTACAACGCTTCCATTTTGAATGCCAATGGAGTGATTAATTCAATCAACAGTGATAACGATCAGTTGCTCCGAACGCTGAATCATGAAGCAGCAAAGGTAGTCCGATATGGAAATACATCCGTAAACGATGCCCTGAAAATGATCACCTTGCATCCGGCTATTCAACTGGGTATTGATGATCGTGTGGGAAGTATCGAAGAAGGGAAGCACGGTGATGTTGTAATCTGGGATGGACACCCTTTCAGCATTTACAGCAAGGCGGTAATGACTTTCGTTGACGGTAAAAAATACTTCGATCTTGAAAATGATCCTGATGACATGCGTATCCAAATAAATCCGGGAACGGATTTTGAGGACGGTGCTAACCACCGCGAAATCATATCAAGACGAAAAGATGATTCCTGCCTGCAGGATGTATTCATTCTATTTCAAAACTAA